Proteins from one Mercurialis annua linkage group LG7, ddMerAnnu1.2, whole genome shotgun sequence genomic window:
- the LOC126655013 gene encoding putative pectinesterase/pectinesterase inhibitor 45, whose amino-acid sequence MKYHISFSTVFLAALIFLVLLVTESQAKSTRRDLCRSASYKPLCRATLRGISDPRKAIEASIKRAIFKTKSAIVMSRKMRRNENYDICRENYDDAISDLQDSIRNLRKGDKATLTTNLSAVISYYSTCDDAFEEMDEKSPLTRANMILEHMVDNALSIVPLMR is encoded by the coding sequence atGAAATATCATATCTCCTTCTCAACGGTCTTTCTCGCAGCATTAATTTTTCTCGTCCTCCTAGTAACCGAAAGTCAGGCGAAATCCACAAGACGCGATTTATGTCGATCTGCAAGTTACAAGCCGCTCTGCAGAGCAACTCTAAGGGGAATTTCCGATCCAAGAAAAGCGATTGAAGCTTCAATAAAACGTGCtatttttaaaaccaaatcTGCCATAGTAATGTCAAGAAAAATGCGTCGTAACGAAAATTATGACATTTGCAGAGAAAATTACGATGATGCGATTTCAGATCTTCAGGATTCGATCAGAAATTTGAGAAAAGGCGATAAAGCTACGCTTACGACGAATCTCTCAGCTGTTATTAGCTATTACTCAACTTGTGATGATGCATTTGAAGAAATGGATGAGAAAAGTCCTCTTACTAGGGCTAATATGATCCTTGAACACATGGTTGATAACGCCTTGTCGATTGTTCCTCTTATGcgttga
- the LOC126657308 gene encoding uncharacterized protein LOC126657308, giving the protein MARINLKFSFSTILLTIAIAISACSKQTTAIELCSGASDPRLCESLVKGMSDAIEATESIINKLIKEIEGAKKKAGKKGGTNENVELCLKDYDDSISDLKEALKHIKDGDKASAQTKLSGVISSMEACQDAYSEEDSVSPFTKKNNLFKFTADTCLSIYEKA; this is encoded by the coding sequence ATGGCcagaataaatttaaaattctcaTTCTCTACAATTCTTCTTACAATAGCCATAGCTATTTCAGCCTGCAGCAAACAAACCACGGCAATCGAATTATGTTCGGGCGCAAGCGATCCTCGGCTCTGCGAGTCACTCGTAAAAGGAATGAGCGACGCAATAGAAGCTACGGAATCCattattaacaaattaattaaagaaatcGAAGGAGCGAAAAAGAAGGCGGGCAAAAAAGGTGGCACAAATGAAAATGTGGAGCTATGTTTGAAGGATTATGATGATTCAATTTCTGATCTTAAAGAAGCTCTTAAACATATTAAGGATGGTGATAAGGCGAGCGCTCAGACAAAGCTTTCCGGTGTAATATCTTCAATGGAGGCATGTCAGGATGCTTATTCTGAGGAAGATTCAGTTTCTCCGTTCACTAAGAAGaataatctttttaaatttactgCAGATACTTGCTTATCTATTTATGAAAAAGCATAA